Proteins from a single region of Desulfatirhabdium butyrativorans DSM 18734:
- a CDS encoding DUF2760 domain-containing protein, which produces MANAQSPSIKGTVIGSWLFLFLSVSLLLVGITMAIGRNMPAVATAETAMQSLQQFQSWYAVFQKRIWFWGIPAIGLVAALWALWFHGAVRRRIANQPTQKEKRTKTPAPLKDKQEEKPIPARDPDIDKRLFLYLVGMLQREGRLLDFFNENLEDYEDAQIGAAVRNIHENCRKIVDRYLPLQPVVSQEEGEAITLQANFDAAAIKLVGQVGDHPPFTGVVRHRGWRVKKVVLPELSGNPDPDIIAAAEVEIS; this is translated from the coding sequence ATGGCAAACGCCCAGTCACCGTCCATCAAAGGAACCGTCATCGGTTCCTGGCTCTTTCTCTTCCTGTCGGTCAGCCTGCTGCTTGTGGGCATCACGATGGCCATCGGCAGAAACATGCCAGCCGTGGCCACGGCAGAAACAGCCATGCAGTCCCTGCAGCAGTTTCAAAGCTGGTATGCCGTATTCCAGAAACGTATCTGGTTTTGGGGTATACCGGCCATCGGGTTGGTGGCGGCCTTGTGGGCGCTGTGGTTTCATGGAGCCGTTCGACGACGCATCGCAAATCAGCCAACGCAGAAGGAGAAAAGAACCAAAACACCAGCCCCCCTCAAGGACAAGCAGGAAGAGAAGCCCATCCCCGCGCGGGACCCCGATATCGACAAGCGCCTCTTTCTCTACCTGGTCGGCATGCTCCAGCGGGAAGGCAGGCTGCTCGATTTCTTCAACGAAAACCTCGAGGATTACGAGGATGCCCAGATCGGCGCGGCGGTTCGCAACATCCATGAAAATTGCCGGAAAATCGTCGATCGCTACCTGCCGCTTCAACCGGTCGTCAGCCAGGAAGAAGGGGAGGCAATCACCCTGCAAGCCAATTTCGATGCTGCAGCCATCAAACTGGTGGGCCAGGTCGGCGATCATCCGCCGTTCACCGGCGTGGTGCGACACAGGGGATGGCGCGTGAAAAAAGTCGTTCTGCCGGAACTCTCGGGCAATCCGGATCCGGATATCATCGCTGCTGCGGAAGTGGAGATTTCGTGA